From Segatella copri, the proteins below share one genomic window:
- a CDS encoding DUF6057 family protein encodes MNLKYNLMKNLMIKTWKPLLSLLFGVAVVIFWAVPYVGGLCFQEQYQMFLFDSGYFLERIVLPGGLADYISEFLVQFYYMPVLGGAIIALLLMGIQTAVWGLMKQYGARHDFPGYLLSFLPSIALWCAMGDQNVLLSFVVALFGALVIGWIHNRFHNRLVKVVFELVSTALVYWFLGPVVFLYAALMIGDTLKNAKQKGNVFSGIGYSVCILVLTIAWILLTTQTLQYPLYRIFAGLNYYRYPGAISPLPFVVMVWAVVIPFLGMIPCRQKSLQKLQQSKVVIVLSYVLVIVASWFGIKASFDEMTYELIDYDFLVRTEQWDKIIEKAEKKPATTPLSVSCVNLALSQKGMLADRLFEFYQNGGEGLFPTFTRDMISPVSTAEIFFRLGMVNDAERYMFEAQEAIPNYRKSARLTRRIIECDIINGNYKVAAKLLRRLQKTLFYSNWANQTMALLGNEKAINRHPIYGKLRKYREKKQDFLFSDREMDQMLGLLFLNDNHNKMAYEYLMCYELLQRDMEKFMQYYPLGRFVGYDHIPRTFQEILIGNWMKTHSDPRTIPYSVDAQNVNNTLNFIQLYMQNPKDPQLGQQPYVSNAWHYVMVQGADEAAGKKEGMKEVN; translated from the coding sequence ATGAATTTAAAATATAATCTCATGAAGAATTTGATGATAAAAACTTGGAAACCGCTGCTGTCGCTGCTCTTCGGTGTGGCGGTCGTGATATTCTGGGCAGTGCCATACGTAGGCGGACTCTGCTTTCAGGAACAGTATCAGATGTTTCTCTTTGATTCCGGCTACTTTTTGGAGCGCATTGTGCTGCCGGGAGGTTTGGCTGACTATATCAGTGAGTTTCTGGTACAGTTCTATTATATGCCTGTATTGGGCGGTGCCATCATCGCTTTGCTGCTGATGGGCATTCAGACTGCCGTATGGGGACTGATGAAACAATATGGAGCAAGGCATGATTTCCCGGGTTATCTCCTGAGTTTCCTTCCAAGTATCGCCTTATGGTGTGCCATGGGCGACCAGAATGTGTTGCTCTCTTTTGTCGTTGCACTTTTCGGAGCCTTAGTAATAGGATGGATTCATAACCGATTCCACAACCGGTTAGTAAAGGTGGTGTTCGAACTGGTTAGCACGGCATTGGTTTATTGGTTCCTGGGACCGGTGGTATTCCTTTATGCCGCCCTGATGATAGGTGATACGCTGAAGAATGCCAAGCAGAAGGGAAATGTTTTTTCCGGAATAGGCTATTCAGTCTGCATCCTTGTGCTTACCATAGCCTGGATCCTGCTGACCACGCAGACTTTGCAATATCCTTTGTATCGCATCTTTGCCGGACTTAATTATTATCGCTATCCGGGTGCCATATCTCCGTTGCCTTTTGTTGTGATGGTATGGGCAGTAGTGATTCCTTTCCTGGGGATGATTCCGTGCCGCCAGAAATCCTTGCAGAAGTTGCAGCAATCCAAAGTGGTCATAGTGTTGAGCTATGTATTGGTGATTGTGGCTTCATGGTTTGGTATCAAGGCATCTTTTGATGAAATGACCTACGAACTGATAGATTATGATTTTCTGGTTCGCACCGAACAGTGGGATAAGATTATAGAGAAGGCAGAGAAGAAACCGGCAACCACACCGCTCAGTGTTTCGTGTGTGAATCTTGCCTTGAGCCAGAAGGGTATGCTTGCCGACCGCCTTTTCGAGTTCTATCAGAATGGAGGCGAGGGCTTGTTCCCTACCTTTACCCGCGATATGATTTCGCCAGTATCTACTGCAGAAATCTTTTTCCGCCTGGGTATGGTGAATGATGCCGAAAGATATATGTTCGAGGCGCAGGAAGCGATACCTAATTATCGCAAGAGTGCCCGATTGACCCGCAGGATTATAGAGTGCGATATCATCAACGGTAATTATAAGGTAGCAGCCAAGCTGCTCCGCCGACTGCAGAAAACGCTCTTCTATAGTAACTGGGCGAATCAGACGATGGCGCTGCTAGGTAATGAGAAGGCTATCAACCGACATCCTATCTATGGCAAGCTGCGCAAGTATCGTGAGAAAAAGCAGGACTTCCTCTTCAGCGACCGGGAGATGGACCAGATGCTGGGTTTGCTCTTCCTGAATGATAACCATAACAAGATGGCATACGAATATCTGATGTGCTACGAACTCCTGCAGCGCGATATGGAGAAGTTCATGCAGTATTATCCGCTGGGCAGATTCGTGGGTTACGACCATATTCCACGTACCTTCCAGGAGATTCTCATCGGCAACTGGATGAAGACGCATAGCGATCCGCGTACAATTCCGTATAGTGTGGATGCACAGAACGTGAACAATACGCTCAACTTCATCCAGCTCTATATGCAGAATCCGAAGGATCCTCAACTTGGTCAGCAGCCGTATGTATCCAATGCCTGGCACTATGTGATGGTGCAAGGAGCTGATGAGGCTGCCGGAAAGAAGGAGGGAATGAAAGAGGTTAATTGA
- a CDS encoding ornithine carbamoyltransferase — protein MKTFFNVEDLGDLKAALAEAQEVKANRFGYQELGKNKTLLMIFFNNSLRTRLSTQKAAMNLGMNVIVLDVNAGAWKLETERGVIMDGDKSEHLLEAIPVMGSFCDLIGVRSFAGLKDREYDYAETIVNQFVKYSGRPVFAMETATVHPLQAFADLITIEEHKKVARPKVVLTWAPHCRALPQAVPNSFAQWMNAADVDFVVTHPEGYELDPKFVGNAKVEYDQKKALEGADFVYAKNWSCPGVKDPAQYGEILSKDMSWTIDEEHMSWTNDGCFMHCLPVRRGLIVTDDVIESKNSLVIPEAANREISAEVVIKRMLESL, from the coding sequence ATGAAGACATTCTTTAATGTTGAAGACCTTGGCGACCTGAAAGCAGCGCTCGCCGAGGCACAGGAAGTGAAAGCAAACCGTTTCGGTTATCAGGAGTTAGGCAAGAACAAAACCTTGCTGATGATATTCTTCAATAACAGTCTCCGTACCCGACTGAGTACACAGAAGGCTGCGATGAACCTGGGCATGAATGTTATCGTACTCGACGTGAACGCAGGTGCATGGAAACTGGAGACAGAGCGTGGCGTTATCATGGATGGCGACAAGAGCGAGCACCTGCTGGAGGCTATCCCTGTGATGGGTAGCTTCTGCGACCTTATCGGTGTTCGTAGCTTTGCCGGTTTGAAAGACCGAGAGTATGATTATGCCGAAACCATTGTAAACCAGTTTGTAAAGTACAGCGGCCGCCCTGTCTTCGCTATGGAGACTGCTACCGTTCACCCACTCCAGGCATTCGCCGACCTCATCACCATTGAGGAGCATAAGAAGGTGGCTCGTCCTAAGGTAGTCCTGACCTGGGCTCCTCATTGCCGTGCCTTGCCTCAAGCTGTACCAAACTCATTCGCCCAGTGGATGAATGCAGCCGATGTAGATTTCGTGGTTACTCACCCTGAGGGATACGAACTCGATCCTAAGTTCGTAGGCAATGCCAAGGTAGAGTACGACCAGAAGAAGGCGCTGGAAGGTGCAGACTTCGTTTACGCCAAGAACTGGAGCTGTCCGGGCGTGAAAGACCCAGCACAGTATGGCGAAATCCTGAGCAAGGATATGAGCTGGACCATCGACGAGGAGCACATGAGCTGGACCAACGATGGTTGCTTCATGCACTGTCTGCCAGTTCGCCGTGGCTTGATTGTAACCGATGATGTCATTGAAAGCAAGAACAGCCTGGTGATTCCAGAGGCAGCCAACCGTGAGATTTCAGCCGAGGTTGTCATCAAGCGCATGCTCGAATCACTCTAA
- a CDS encoding glutamate-5-semialdehyde dehydrogenase: MELKETFQKVKAASKTLGLLTDEQRNEILQAVADAIIAETPALLAANAEDLAKMDKANPLYDRLQLTEQRLQDIASDMRHVSTLPSPLGKVLKDKTLENGLHLQRVAVPFGVIGMIYEARPNVTYDVFSLCFKSGNACVLKGGKDANASNSAGVELIHRVLITFGIDPNVVTLLPATHEATGEMLNAVGYIDLCIPRGGKKLINFVRDTAKVPVIETGAGVVHCYFDKDGDLEMGKRIITNAKCRRVSVCNALDCLLIHESRLSDLPALCEGLAEKQTKIHADAKAYEVLKGHYPDTLLYKAEESDAKMKEADANVKSIWNTEWLSMQMGIKAVVSEDEALDHIATYGSGHSESIVSNNETAQKKFQAMVDAACVYVNAPTSFTDGAQFGLGAEIGISTQKLGARGPMALEEITTYKWLITGNGQTRK, translated from the coding sequence ATGGAACTGAAAGAGACTTTCCAAAAAGTGAAGGCAGCTAGCAAAACACTTGGTTTGCTAACTGATGAACAACGTAATGAAATCCTGCAGGCGGTGGCTGACGCTATCATCGCAGAAACTCCTGCGCTCCTTGCAGCGAACGCAGAAGACTTGGCGAAGATGGACAAGGCGAACCCGCTCTACGACCGATTGCAACTCACAGAGCAGCGACTCCAGGATATTGCTTCGGATATGAGACACGTCAGTACACTGCCCTCACCGCTCGGAAAAGTTCTCAAAGACAAGACGCTCGAAAATGGTTTGCATCTGCAGCGAGTAGCCGTTCCATTCGGAGTTATCGGCATGATTTACGAGGCTCGTCCTAATGTGACTTATGATGTTTTCTCACTCTGTTTCAAGAGTGGAAATGCGTGCGTACTGAAAGGTGGAAAGGATGCAAACGCCTCAAACTCAGCGGGTGTCGAACTTATCCACAGGGTGTTGATAACTTTTGGTATTGATCCGAATGTTGTTACATTGCTCCCTGCTACCCATGAAGCTACCGGCGAAATGCTGAATGCCGTGGGCTATATTGACCTCTGCATTCCTCGTGGAGGAAAGAAGCTCATCAACTTCGTCCGTGATACTGCCAAAGTTCCGGTTATCGAAACCGGAGCCGGTGTGGTACATTGTTACTTCGACAAGGATGGCGACCTGGAGATGGGCAAGCGCATCATCACCAATGCCAAGTGCCGAAGAGTGAGCGTATGCAATGCGCTCGACTGTTTGCTGATTCACGAAAGCAGATTAAGCGACCTCCCTGCCCTCTGTGAAGGACTCGCCGAGAAGCAAACCAAGATTCATGCAGATGCCAAGGCTTACGAAGTCTTAAAGGGACACTATCCAGACACCTTATTATATAAGGCAGAGGAAAGCGATGCAAAGATGAAAGAGGCTGATGCCAACGTGAAGAGTATCTGGAACACCGAATGGCTCAGCATGCAGATGGGAATCAAGGCCGTGGTTTCAGAAGATGAAGCACTCGACCATATCGCCACTTACGGAAGCGGACACAGCGAGAGCATTGTTTCCAACAATGAAACTGCCCAGAAAAAGTTCCAGGCGATGGTAGATGCAGCCTGCGTTTATGTGAATGCTCCAACCAGTTTCACCGATGGCGCACAGTTCGGATTGGGCGCAGAAATTGGCATCAGTACCCAAAAGCTTGGAGCACGCGGACCAATGGCGCTAGAAGAAATTACCACCTACAAGTGGCTGATTACAGGAAATGGACAAACAAGGAAGTGA
- a CDS encoding TolB family protein: MGGMLGLGSCMSKPGILVPTNPIQANQLPKIYPDYIGVTVPATIAPLNFNVEDIDAESVNVVVEGSKIGELQSEGDYANFDIDEWHHLLAQNRGGDLKVTVYVEKKGNWTQYKDFDIHVSPYALDDWGVTYRRIAPGYEVYGKLGIYQRNLSNFEETAILENTAAPGACLNCHTANRTNPDQFTFHVRGDHGATLVSQNGKREWLKAKNDSLKGSMVYPYWHPSGKYCAYSTNTTHQSFHAVKDERIEVFDQASDVFVYQPSPHELILDSLLMTKDHYETYPVFSPDGKALYFCSSTAEPIPSGYKNIKYNICKIGFDAATGKFGNQVDTIFNARELGKSATHPRPSYDGRYIMFTMSDYGCFPIWHKEADNWLLDLKTEQARPMTAANSRNTDSWHNWSKDSHWFVFTSRRGDGLYTRLYLACIDDKGNVSKPFLLPQRNPKKYYDELLDSYNTPDFTSKPVELDARAAGNEIMSDKRIPTKVR, from the coding sequence ATGGGGGGCATGTTGGGACTTGGCTCTTGTATGTCCAAACCGGGAATTCTTGTGCCCACCAATCCCATCCAAGCAAATCAACTTCCAAAGATTTATCCTGATTATATTGGAGTTACTGTGCCCGCAACGATTGCTCCTCTCAACTTCAATGTGGAGGATATAGATGCGGAATCTGTTAATGTAGTGGTAGAAGGATCAAAGATAGGTGAACTTCAAAGTGAAGGCGACTACGCAAATTTCGATATCGATGAATGGCATCATCTGCTTGCTCAAAATAGGGGTGGAGATTTGAAAGTTACTGTTTATGTGGAAAAGAAGGGTAACTGGACGCAGTATAAGGACTTCGATATCCATGTCAGTCCATACGCTCTTGATGACTGGGGGGTGACTTATCGTCGCATCGCTCCTGGTTATGAGGTGTATGGCAAATTGGGCATCTATCAGCGCAACTTGAGTAACTTTGAGGAAACGGCAATTCTAGAGAATACCGCAGCACCGGGTGCCTGTCTCAATTGTCATACGGCAAACAGAACCAATCCTGACCAGTTTACCTTCCATGTGCGTGGTGACCATGGTGCTACCTTGGTTTCTCAGAACGGTAAGCGGGAGTGGCTGAAGGCGAAGAATGATTCCCTGAAGGGTTCGATGGTTTATCCTTACTGGCATCCGTCGGGCAAGTATTGCGCCTACAGTACCAATACCACCCATCAGAGTTTCCATGCCGTGAAGGATGAGCGAATTGAAGTTTTCGACCAGGCATCAGATGTCTTCGTTTATCAGCCATCACCCCATGAGTTGATATTGGATTCGCTCCTGATGACGAAAGACCATTACGAGACTTATCCGGTATTCTCACCAGATGGCAAGGCGCTCTATTTCTGCTCTTCTACAGCAGAGCCTATCCCAAGCGGGTATAAGAATATCAAGTATAATATCTGCAAGATTGGTTTCGATGCGGCTACGGGTAAGTTTGGCAACCAGGTGGATACCATCTTCAATGCCCGCGAATTGGGCAAGAGTGCTACCCATCCCCGTCCTTCGTATGATGGCAGGTACATCATGTTTACGATGAGTGATTATGGCTGTTTCCCTATCTGGCATAAGGAAGCGGATAACTGGTTGCTGGATTTGAAGACGGAACAGGCGCGACCAATGACGGCTGCCAATAGCAGGAATACAGATAGCTGGCACAACTGGAGCAAGGATTCCCATTGGTTTGTCTTTACATCCCGTCGCGGTGACGGTCTCTATACCCGTCTTTATCTTGCCTGCATTGATGACAAGGGCAATGTAAGCAAGCCGTTCCTCTTGCCACAGCGCAATCCGAAGAAGTATTACGATGAGTTGCTGGATTCCTATAATACCCCTGATTTCACATCCAAGCCAGTAGAGCTGGATGCCCGTGCGGCAGGAAATGAAATCATGAGTGATAAGAGGATTCCGACAAAGGTTAGATAA
- a CDS encoding DUF6377 domain-containing protein encodes MKVVLWFLMMFMPLMANASSVNEEQLFHRLDSYIAQRSKFTQRKEAKLLRLKKQLYTTSDKHNQLRLYNQIYREYYTYRYDSAMTYAKKGYQLAEQLQDDYFINLNKINRAAVLSTSGFYSQAEDLMLAMDVEKMSPKLLQYYYYTLTWVYNYWETFCNKSEFQEGLEAKKRFYLGKTLEHIGNKESALYYYLSGELEYLKQRTSKKMLQFYIKALSASPLNSRVYASSAYCIARYYYDTDQKDLYEKYIVEAAISDQICPLKENLALQEFSTYLYNKDASYAKRVAKYLYCSMEDAQFYNNRLRMVEISRILPLITETNHQAEVRKNRIVTASLVIVSILSLGFLAMAFFAFKMNKRLAKSRREIKSQNTLLDGLNQKLLNTNKRRETYMHLFMDISAVYIRKLDDYRKLVSRKIKAKQTADLLTAINSYKLAEEEAANFYIRFDKAFIDLYPNFVEEFNQLLLPEKQIVLPAPNSLTKELRIYALMRLGITDGQELATLLFYSTQTIYNYKAAIRKRAKDLTTFDAAINRLCNVIG; translated from the coding sequence ATGAAAGTAGTATTGTGGTTCTTAATGATGTTTATGCCATTAATGGCAAATGCTTCTTCCGTAAACGAGGAACAGCTGTTCCATCGTTTAGACAGTTACATCGCTCAGCGAAGCAAGTTTACCCAAAGAAAAGAAGCGAAACTGCTAAGACTCAAAAAGCAACTATACACAACTTCCGACAAGCACAACCAGCTTAGGCTCTATAACCAGATCTACAGGGAGTATTATACCTACCGTTACGACTCTGCCATGACATACGCCAAGAAGGGCTACCAGCTGGCAGAACAGCTTCAGGATGATTATTTCATCAACCTGAATAAAATCAATCGTGCGGCAGTGCTGTCAACAAGCGGTTTCTACAGCCAGGCAGAAGACTTAATGCTAGCAATGGATGTGGAGAAAATGTCACCTAAGTTATTGCAATACTATTATTATACCTTGACTTGGGTATATAACTACTGGGAAACTTTCTGCAACAAGTCGGAGTTTCAAGAAGGATTAGAAGCCAAGAAACGTTTTTATTTAGGCAAGACTCTTGAGCATATCGGCAACAAGGAATCCGCTCTTTATTACTATCTTTCAGGAGAATTAGAATATCTAAAACAGCGTACCAGCAAAAAGATGCTTCAGTTCTACATAAAGGCGCTTTCAGCCAGTCCCCTGAACAGCCGTGTGTATGCCTCATCGGCTTATTGCATAGCCCGCTATTATTATGATACCGACCAAAAGGATTTATACGAAAAGTATATTGTAGAAGCAGCTATTTCAGACCAGATATGTCCCTTGAAGGAGAATCTGGCCCTTCAGGAGTTTTCCACCTATCTATATAATAAGGATGCCTCCTATGCAAAGAGGGTTGCCAAATACCTCTATTGCTCCATGGAGGATGCCCAATTCTACAACAACCGTCTCCGCATGGTTGAGATTTCACGCATACTTCCCCTTATCACAGAAACAAACCATCAGGCAGAAGTACGCAAGAACCGCATCGTAACAGCATCTCTCGTCATCGTGAGCATCCTGTCGCTAGGATTCCTTGCCATGGCTTTCTTTGCATTCAAGATGAACAAGCGTCTAGCCAAGAGCCGTAGGGAGATAAAAAGCCAAAATACGCTCTTGGACGGACTGAACCAGAAGCTGCTCAACACCAATAAGCGAAGAGAGACCTATATGCATTTATTTATGGACATCAGTGCCGTATATATCAGGAAATTGGATGATTATCGCAAATTGGTAAGCCGCAAAATCAAGGCAAAGCAAACTGCCGATCTTCTGACTGCCATCAACAGCTACAAGTTGGCAGAAGAAGAGGCTGCCAACTTCTATATTCGCTTCGACAAGGCATTCATTGACTTGTATCCGAATTTCGTGGAAGAGTTCAACCAACTGCTGTTGCCAGAAAAACAGATTGTTCTCCCTGCCCCTAACAGTCTCACCAAGGAACTGCGTATCTATGCACTGATGCGACTGGGAATTACGGATGGTCAGGAACTAGCCACCCTCCTGTTCTATTCTACGCAAACCATCTATAATTACAAGGCAGCCATCAGAAAGCGAGCCAAAGACCTCACCACTTTTGATGCAGCCATCAACCGACTATGCAATGTGATAGGCTAA
- a CDS encoding lipocalin family protein, with translation MKKIHFSLLAILFALFAMVSFTACSSDDEDTPSTEDVQTYIIGMWQPTHVTGYDWDENDKPAKVDKDIDIDDAISFEFKQGGTFNEYFWTGNKWKIDCSGEAYTISGNKLTTYEEDGINVLDVYTIQSINSTTMVLKYNLDGNASYPSTITFKKIK, from the coding sequence ATGAAAAAGATACATTTTTCTCTTTTGGCGATTCTTTTCGCCTTGTTTGCAATGGTGTCTTTCACTGCTTGTTCTTCAGATGACGAAGACACGCCTTCCACAGAAGATGTCCAGACATACATCATTGGAATGTGGCAACCTACACATGTAACAGGCTATGACTGGGATGAAAATGACAAGCCTGCTAAAGTAGATAAGGACATAGACATTGATGATGCTATCTCTTTCGAATTCAAGCAAGGTGGCACTTTCAATGAGTATTTTTGGACTGGAAACAAATGGAAAATAGATTGTTCCGGAGAAGCCTATACTATCTCAGGCAACAAATTAACTACATACGAAGAAGATGGCATCAACGTTTTAGATGTGTATACCATACAGAGTATTAATTCGACAACTATGGTTTTAAAATACAATCTGGATGGCAACGCCTCATATCCTAGTACTATCACATTCAAGAAGATTAAATAA
- a CDS encoding DUF4160 domain-containing protein — protein sequence MGAVYVIQGILIYIYAFDHNPPHIHVRSGEGTFTITIKDRIVEGRAKSKTIRLINDFIDEHEDEIMELWGKAQRGETIKKVQR from the coding sequence ATGGGAGCAGTATATGTAATACAAGGAATATTGATTTACATTTACGCCTTTGACCATAATCCACCGCACATTCATGTACGAAGTGGAGAAGGTACTTTTACGATTACTATCAAAGACAGAATCGTAGAAGGACGTGCTAAATCAAAGACGATTCGTCTGATTAATGACTTTATCGACGAACATGAAGATGAAATCATGGAGCTTTGGGGTAAAGCCCAAAGAGGAGAAACAATAAAGAAAGTACAACGATAA
- a CDS encoding DUF2442 domain-containing protein, translating into MILTIKDVDYLGDYTLLCTFNDGVKKKVDLTSLLKYPAFSELKDKNKFIQFGLDQTIFWANGADIAPEYLYEHGVTADN; encoded by the coding sequence ATGATTTTAACGATTAAAGATGTAGACTACTTAGGAGATTATACTCTTCTTTGTACTTTTAATGACGGAGTAAAGAAAAAGGTTGACTTAACCTCGCTCTTAAAATACCCAGCATTCAGCGAGTTGAAAGACAAAAACAAGTTCATTCAATTCGGATTAGACCAAACAATATTTTGGGCTAATGGTGCCGATATTGCGCCAGAATATCTCTATGAGCATGGAGTAACAGCAGACAACTAA
- a CDS encoding Rid family hydrolase: protein MDKYIILSPEAKGSFNDRLNFLYLKLGNFLDTEKLENRTLQYCKVFLSDAQNQIKELEESLLYQEFLKGTNLTIVEQTPLNGSKVSLLIKTTDSQTPILFHSLRLTEEEAKGKDSYEQTRLLFNKYLKTIEGTDMTMERNLIRTWIYVTNIDVNYQGVVEARNDIFDKEGLTADTHYIASTGIGGATPVRHAAVAIDFLTIPHIKEEDKKYLQALEHLNPAHEYGVAFERGTRLTLPTHTLHPEGSQQFKQQYFISGTASIDKHGDVVYEGDIVRQTGRLLENIGALLKDGDATMNDIQYFIIYLRDISDYHTVDRLMQQFYPQIPRIIVEAKVCRPGWLIEMECIAEKELCSTE, encoded by the coding sequence ATGGACAAATACATAATACTTTCACCAGAAGCTAAGGGTTCATTCAATGATCGCCTTAACTTTCTGTATCTAAAACTAGGTAACTTTCTCGATACAGAGAAACTGGAAAACCGTACCTTGCAATATTGTAAGGTATTCCTCAGCGACGCCCAGAACCAGATAAAAGAGTTAGAAGAATCTCTCCTTTATCAGGAGTTTCTGAAAGGCACAAACCTCACTATCGTGGAACAGACTCCACTGAATGGCAGCAAGGTGAGTCTGCTGATCAAGACAACGGACTCCCAGACTCCCATTCTCTTCCACAGTCTTCGCCTTACAGAGGAGGAGGCTAAGGGAAAGGATTCGTACGAACAGACCCGTCTTCTCTTCAATAAATACCTGAAGACTATCGAAGGTACGGATATGACAATGGAACGCAACCTGATTCGCACCTGGATATACGTCACCAACATCGATGTAAACTATCAAGGCGTAGTAGAAGCCCGTAATGACATCTTCGATAAAGAGGGATTGACAGCCGACACCCACTACATCGCCAGCACAGGTATCGGTGGCGCCACTCCGGTACGCCATGCAGCTGTAGCCATCGACTTCCTCACCATCCCCCATATCAAGGAAGAGGACAAGAAGTATCTTCAGGCACTCGAACATCTGAATCCTGCCCATGAATATGGAGTAGCCTTCGAACGAGGAACCCGGCTTACGCTACCTACCCATACTCTCCATCCAGAAGGAAGCCAGCAATTCAAGCAACAATACTTCATCTCCGGTACAGCCAGTATCGACAAGCATGGAGATGTGGTCTATGAAGGAGACATCGTGCGCCAGACCGGCAGACTGCTTGAGAACATCGGCGCCCTGCTGAAAGATGGCGATGCCACGATGAATGATATCCAATACTTCATCATCTATCTGCGCGACATCTCCGACTATCATACGGTTGACAGACTGATGCAGCAGTTTTATCCACAAATCCCCCGCATCATCGTGGAGGCAAAAGTATGCCGCCCCGGCTGGTTGATAGAAATGGAATGCATTGCAGAGAAGGAATTATGTTCTACAGAATAA
- a CDS encoding AAA family ATPase — MKLNNRKLANPFIYQGYESPEYFCDREAETKTLISHLKNGRNVTLISPRRIGKTGLIKNTFYHLDKEEKDTACLYLDIFATKNLHDFVEQFGVMVINDIVRKNSSFIEKTIAFFSALRPVLSMDPLTGEPSVSITIEPSQEDITIRSIFNYLNESGKEVYIAIDEFQQIAEYPEKGTEALLRSYIQFAQHVHFIFSGSKHHLMAEIFGSPKHPFYQSTEMMGLKPLDCSIYYDFCQNFFKQKGGNLSKDVFEQIYHQFNGHTWYIQCIMNRLYETELTIYCIEQVNAALLSILQGREPQFENLVQFFTENQFSLLKAIAKDSIVAQPTSGKFIKEHKLNGASSVKAALKVLEDKELVYRTNKGYIIYDRFMDLWLKRI, encoded by the coding sequence ATGAAACTAAATAACAGGAAATTAGCAAATCCTTTCATCTACCAAGGTTATGAAAGTCCCGAGTATTTCTGCGACAGAGAGGCTGAAACAAAGACTTTGATATCGCACCTGAAGAATGGAAGGAACGTTACCCTCATTTCTCCTCGAAGAATAGGAAAAACAGGGCTTATAAAGAATACATTCTATCATCTGGATAAAGAAGAGAAGGATACAGCATGCCTATACCTTGACATATTCGCCACTAAGAACTTGCACGACTTTGTGGAACAATTTGGCGTAATGGTTATCAATGACATCGTCCGCAAGAACTCCTCATTCATAGAGAAAACCATCGCCTTCTTTAGTGCCTTGCGCCCTGTACTCAGCATGGATCCATTAACTGGTGAACCTAGCGTATCTATCACAATAGAGCCATCCCAAGAGGACATCACTATCCGCAGCATCTTCAACTATCTAAACGAGAGTGGGAAAGAGGTATATATCGCCATCGATGAGTTTCAGCAGATTGCAGAATATCCAGAGAAAGGCACAGAAGCATTGCTACGTTCTTATATCCAGTTTGCCCAACATGTGCATTTCATCTTCTCCGGCAGCAAGCATCATCTGATGGCTGAGATATTCGGCTCTCCGAAACATCCATTTTACCAAAGCACTGAGATGATGGGACTGAAGCCATTGGATTGCAGCATTTATTATGACTTCTGTCAAAACTTCTTTAAGCAGAAAGGCGGTAATCTATCGAAGGATGTTTTCGAACAAATCTACCACCAGTTTAATGGCCATACCTGGTATATTCAATGCATCATGAATCGCCTCTATGAAACGGAGCTTACCATTTACTGTATTGAGCAAGTGAATGCCGCCTTACTCTCCATCCTACAAGGCAGGGAACCTCAATTCGAAAACCTGGTTCAGTTCTTCACAGAGAACCAGTTCTCGCTTCTGAAGGCTATTGCCAAGGATAGCATTGTTGCCCAGCCTACCTCAGGCAAGTTCATCAAGGAGCACAAGTTGAATGGAGCAAGCAGCGTAAAGGCTGCCCTAAAAGTCCTAGAAGACAAGGAATTGGTATATAGGACAAATAAAGGCTATATCATCTACGACAGATTCATGGATTTGTGGTTAAAGAGAATATAA